From the Francisella frigiditurris genome, one window contains:
- the elbB gene encoding isoprenoid biosynthesis glyoxalase ElbB yields MAKVAVVLSGCGYLDGSEIHEAVLTLLYLEKQGVEWQCLALNEEQKHVVNHITQAVDAKASPRNVLEESARIARGNIVDIATADSDDYDAVIFPGGFGAAKNILDFAFVGNETYKMNEDVLKFARSFYLADKPAGYICIAPMMIPLIYPEGTKATIGTDESTAEILEKKGAKHIPTLATDICVDETVKLVSTPAYMCAKNILEASQGIEKLVQKVVSFI; encoded by the coding sequence ATGGCAAAAGTAGCGGTAGTACTTTCTGGCTGTGGATATTTAGACGGGTCAGAAATTCATGAGGCTGTTTTAACATTATTATATCTAGAAAAGCAAGGAGTGGAGTGGCAGTGTCTAGCTCTTAATGAAGAGCAAAAGCATGTAGTAAATCATATTACTCAAGCTGTAGATGCAAAAGCTTCTCCACGTAATGTTTTAGAAGAATCAGCAAGAATAGCTAGAGGTAATATAGTAGATATTGCAACAGCTGATAGTGATGATTATGATGCTGTAATATTTCCTGGTGGATTTGGAGCTGCTAAAAATATTTTAGATTTTGCTTTTGTTGGAAATGAAACATATAAGATGAATGAAGATGTCCTTAAATTTGCAAGATCTTTTTATTTAGCAGATAAACCAGCTGGTTACATATGTATAGCTCCTATGATGATTCCTTTAATATATCCAGAAGGGACTAAGGCAACAATAGGTACTGATGAAAGCACAGCAGAGATATTAGAAAAGAAAGGGGCAAAGCATATACCTACTCTAGCAACTGATATTTGTGTTGATGAAACCGTTAAATTAGTTTCTACTCCAGCTTATATGTGTGCAAAAAATATTTTAGAGGCTTCTCAAGGAATAGAGAAGTTAGTTCAAAAAGTTGTTAGTTTTATATAA
- the lipA gene encoding lipoyl synthase, whose product MKEISNIKIKIESGSKYTTEQGFSAVKDGIRNKKENSIHIRKPDWLKVEKQNSKEYLKVKSITKKHKLSTVCEEAKCPNINECWSHGTATIMLMGSVCTRACKFCSVDTGNPKGWLDREEPKNAAESVKLMGLEYVVLTSVDRDDLLDGGAQHYADTINEIKKLDPSIKVEALTPDFAGVEKSIDKILNTKVDVIAQNVETVERLTKQVRDPRAGYWQTFDFLKYVKEKNPNVLTKTSIMVGLGETDEEIYQTMDDAIKSKVDIITLGQYMQPTKSHLSVQRFVTPQLFEEYRRVGLSKGFLEVASGPMVRSSYRADRVFKRNNLDLTN is encoded by the coding sequence ATGAAAGAAATTTCTAATATCAAAATTAAAATTGAAAGTGGTTCTAAATATACTACAGAGCAGGGGTTTTCTGCAGTTAAAGATGGAATAAGAAATAAAAAAGAAAACTCTATACATATTAGAAAACCAGATTGGTTAAAAGTAGAAAAGCAAAATTCTAAAGAGTATTTAAAAGTAAAATCTATAACAAAGAAACATAAACTTTCTACTGTATGTGAAGAAGCTAAGTGTCCAAATATAAATGAGTGCTGGTCGCATGGTACAGCAACTATAATGCTTATGGGAAGCGTATGTACAAGAGCTTGTAAGTTTTGTTCTGTAGATACGGGTAACCCAAAGGGTTGGCTTGACAGAGAAGAACCTAAAAATGCTGCAGAAAGTGTTAAACTAATGGGTCTTGAATATGTTGTTTTAACATCTGTTGATAGAGATGATTTACTAGATGGTGGAGCACAACATTATGCAGACACAATTAATGAAATAAAAAAGCTTGATCCTAGTATAAAAGTAGAAGCTTTAACTCCTGATTTTGCTGGAGTTGAAAAAAGTATAGATAAGATTTTAAATACTAAAGTTGACGTAATAGCTCAGAATGTTGAAACAGTTGAAAGATTAACAAAACAAGTTAGAGATCCTAGAGCAGGTTACTGGCAAACATTTGATTTTCTAAAATATGTAAAAGAAAAAAATCCTAATGTACTTACAAAAACTAGTATTATGGTAGGGTTAGGAGAGACTGATGAAGAGATATATCAAACGATGGATGATGCTATAAAGTCTAAAGTTGATATAATAACTCTTGGTCAATATATGCAGCCAACAAAAAGTCACCTAAGTGTACAAAGATTTGTAACACCTCAACTATTTGAAGAATATAGAAGAGTAGGATTAAGTAAGGGCTTTTTAGAAGTTGCATCTGGACCTATGGTTAGGTCAAGCTATAGGGCCGATAGAGTATTCAAAAGAAATAACTTAGATTTAACAAATTAA
- a CDS encoding ferritin: MLSKKLEDVLNAQFNYEIESAHIYLAMAGATADLGLSGFTNWFMAQYEEELFHAKKMMKFINDKGGRIEVRGFDAPRNKFSSLLDVFEETLKHEADVTRKFYEIMDIALEEKEHATKSFLQWFIDEQVEEEANVCDMINKIKLVKDAGLYLLDQEAAKRTFKPQNPL, from the coding sequence ATGTTATCAAAAAAATTAGAAGATGTTCTAAATGCCCAGTTTAACTATGAAATTGAATCGGCTCATATTTATTTAGCTATGGCTGGTGCAACTGCTGATTTAGGACTAAGTGGTTTTACAAATTGGTTTATGGCTCAATATGAAGAAGAACTTTTTCATGCAAAAAAAATGATGAAATTCATAAATGATAAAGGTGGTCGTATAGAAGTTAGAGGCTTTGATGCTCCTAGAAATAAATTCTCTTCACTTTTAGACGTTTTTGAAGAAACTTTAAAGCATGAAGCAGATGTTACTAGAAAGTTTTATGAAATAATGGATATTGCTTTAGAAGAAAAAGAGCATGCTACAAAAAGTTTCTTACAATGGTTTATAGATGAGCAAGTTGAAGAAGAAGCTAACGTTTGTGATATGATAAACAAAATCAAACTAGTTAAAGATGCTGGTTTGTATTTATTAGATCAAGAAGCTGCAAAGAGAACATTCAAGCCTCAAAATCCTTTATAA